The nucleotide sequence AAAATGGTAATCATTCAACATGATGATTAACTGTTTTTTCTAAATCATTCATTGAATTTAAAAAGTCATCATTTTCATTAAAGTTCATTTGGATGTTTCCTAAACCTTTAGAATGTCAACCATCAATTACACTTGAAAGTGCTGGATTATTTTGGTAAGCAAAGTATTTTTTTGCGTTCAATGGACTTTCTCATCATTCACCAAACATAAAGACTTTGTCACTTTTTCTTGATTCACCATCATTCATCGCATTTTCGCTCGCTTGACGCAATTGTGTAAATAATTTAGCAGTTTTAGTTCCATCTAAATCTGATGGTTCGTATTTGTTTTTTGAACCTCAAAAATGGTAGAATGCGTCATACCTAAATCCATCGACTCCTTTTTTACTTCAGAAGCTTTGAATTGCTTTAAGTTCTTCAACCACTTCAGGATTGTCCAAGTTTAAGTCGGGCATACCTTTTCAAAATTCTGCGACATATTCAGAATTAGTTGGTTTGCGAGTTTTATCAATGTTTAAAAATATATCGATTGAATTTTGATCATCTATACCATATGCTTGAACATGTTCATCATTTTTGCGTTCATAAAAACGATAAAAGTCACGATATTTTTGCTCGCCTCTTAAAGCTGCTTGGAATCATGGATGTTCATAAGAAGTATGGTTAAAAACTAAGTCCAAAATAACCGCGATTCCACGTTTATGTGCTTCAATTAAAAACTCGTCAAAAGCTTGCATTCCACCTAATTCTGGAGCTACATCTAAATAATCAATCACATCATATCCATGATATGAACTAGCTGGATGAATAGGTGATAAATATAAAGTGTCCACTCCAAGCTTACTAAAGTAGTCTAAATTATTTTTTAGACCGATAAAATCACCAATTCCATCGTTATTTCCATCAGCAAATGAATAAACGATTAATTGGTACATTACATTACTTTGTGGAGCTTGTTTGTTAAATGGAGCGATGAATTTTGCATTTTGAGCTTCTAAAATATATGACAAATGATTCATGTTTTGACTTTGAATCTTCTGAGTAAATTCTTGATCACCTCAATTTTTTAACTTTTTAGCATTATTAACACATGAAGGTACTAGCAAGCAAGAGCTACCAGCTAATGTTGCTAACTTCATAAAAATCAAACTTTTTTTCATATTATTTTTATTATATGAATTTATCAAATTTATCTTTTGAGAATCTTGTTAGGTCAAATAAAAAGTGCATTTTTGGTGCACTTTAAAACTTTTTGCCGAAAAATTCAATTTAATGTTATTTGTTTGAATCATTTCATTTTTTAATATTAGAATTTATCTCGTCAAAAATCGAGAATTTTGGATCAACGCGATTAACCAAAATAAAATAAATTAAATCAGCTAAGAATAAAAATCCAATTTTGCTACCAGCACTAGTAATGCGGTGTTGTTGTGGTAATGAGTTTACAATTAATACATTACGAATGTCATTGCGTTCAAGCGATTTATTACGTGTTCATACACAATGACGAATTCGATTATTAATTAAATGGCTTAATACCGGAAAAATTTCTGCCGTATTACTGCTACGAGTAATGACTGTAACAAAACAGTTATCTTTTAGAACGTGACTAAGACCAAAAAAGTCATGCACACTTGAAATATTGTGTGTCGTTATACCGATTTTATTCAGATTTTTTGACAGATACGAACCGACAAACGAACTTTCTCCGATTCCAAAAATAATGTGGTTTTTGCAGTATTTTAGTCTACGAATGTATTCACGAATATTGTCGAAATTTTCACTGTAACGCTCAAAAGCATCTTCAATACTAAATTTGTAGTGTTTGTGGATGTTATTGATGATATCATGAATACTTAATTGTCCCTCTTCTTTAAGCTCAAGGTCGTTATTTTCAACGATATATTTACGTTTTTGAATATAAAGTTGAAATAAACGATAGTTCTCAAAACCTAAAGATTGAATAAAACGAGTCAGAGTTGATTGTGAGCAAAAAACCTTTACTGATAATTCTTTTGCAGACAATTGAATTACTAAATCAGGATTAGATTCTATAAAATCGATTAAATAACGATTATTTTGATTATTTGAAAGATTCGACTTGTATTTCTTTTCGATAAGATTTTGTTTTGCCATACAAAATAATTTTATTAAGTTCTGCGATAATAATAATAATAATAATAATAATAACGGTATTTTTCATATTTTTTCCACATTTTCATCCTTAGTCAATTAAAACGATAACGTCTTATTGGTAGAGAGAAAAGTAAATAAAAAGTGTAGCGATATCGCTACACTGATTTTTATTATTCCAAGTATCCAATTGGTAAGTAAATTAATCCAAAGATAACCAAACCAATAAAGATTAAGAAAACCGAAAATGCTGCAAGAACCATAATTAATTTCGAATATTTAATTAGGTTTGTTCAAACATATTTTTTAAAGTAAAATGAAAACATATTATCCTTTCGTTGCAACACCTTGTCTTGATATAGCATTCATAATTCTTTTTCTAATCAATGAGTAAATAATAATTAATGGTAATACAACTAAGACAGCCCCGGCCATTCTGATGTTAACTACCATTCTGGTAAGACCATCAACTTCTTCTTTTCCGGTTGTAAATAATCAAATTGATAATAAAGGAGCATCGGTTCTACCTTCATAAACAGTAGAAGGTCATAAGTAGCTGTTTCATGAAGCAAAAGCGGTTAAAATAGCTACAGTTCAAATAGTTGGTTTAATCATTGGAATTGCAATTTTGACAAAGAATTTTAATTCACTTGCACCGTCTATTTTTGCAGATTCACGAACACTATCATTAATCGCCTCAAAAGCATTACGGAACATAAATCCTGAGAATACTGAAGCAACGAATGGCATTGTTAAAGCGATTATGATTTTAAAGTTGTTAGCCGCATCTTTTCATCCAAGCTTAACAATAACGATATATTGTTGCGAAAGCAATGCAAGCTCAGGTAAAACAAGTAATGATAAGAAGAAGAATCACATCGCATTTTTAAATCTTCATTGTTTTAAACTAAATGCGTATCCAAAAGTCATTGAGAAAAATGTTTTTCCGGCGATACTTACTGCAGTAATTAATGAAGTAAAAATTAAAGCTTTTCAGTATCCGTCTTGGAATGCTTTAGCATAGTTTGATCATTCAAATAGTATTTTACCAGACTCTAAATCACGTGGTACTAAGTGCACTGTACCTGTATCTTCAGCTAATTGACGTGTGAAAAGAGAATTAGCGATCATAAAGTAAAAAGGGAAAAGAACTACCGCACCAAAGAATAATAAAACTGATAATTTGAAAAACATAATCAGTAATTTACTGATATATTTGGTTGTTTCAATAGGATTTGCTACTTTTTCTTGTTTAGATTTTAAATTTCGTTTTAAGAACATTTGTTTTATTAGCAATTTTACTGTAAACATTCTTTTCTCCTTTCTTTTCTTTAAGTGTAAACATTAATGCTACAAATTTACGTAAAGTATATGATACGGTTATACCGATGATAACTAAATACACAGATAAAGCTGCGGCACGTTCAAAACTTTTATCAACAGTAATATATTTATAGATTAATAACATAATCGATCCACCACCATTTTGAACCGCTGCACCGGCAGAGTTGTTGAAAATAGCAAGTGGAAAGACTTTAATACCACCAATTAATCCGACCGTAATTAAGAATGAAATTGTTTTTTGGATTGATGGTAAAGTAACAAAGAAGAATTGTTTTGCTTTATAAGCTCCATCAATTGAAGCTGATTTATAAAGCTGTTTGTTAACACCTAACATTGCAGATGTTAAGATTAAAATTTGGAAAGCTAGATTACCTCAAACACCACGTACTAAAATAACGACTAAAGGTAATCATGAATCGCTCTCACCGCTTTTTAATCACTTAAGATTAGTACCAAAAATTAAATTAACTAACCCTTTTTCTTGTGGTTCAGTTCCACCAAAAAGGTAGAAAAACGTTAAACCAACCGCAATAGCGTTAGTAACATACGGTAAGAAGAACACCGTTTGTACAAATCCACGTGTATATTTATTAATAACGTGGAAAATTGCGGATGCAATTAGAATCGAAATAGTTAATGAGATTGGTAACGCAGCAACTGAATACACGAATGAGTTTCTTAATGCGATGTAAAACTCACCACCGATTTTAGTTTTAGCGTCTAAGAAATCTATGAAATTTTGAGTTGAGTATACAATGTCATACGCTTTTGGCCCAACTCTTCTTTCAAAAGCGACAAAAATAGTTAAAATAAACGGAATAATTGTAAAAAGTAAAATAATTAAAATTGAAGGTAATATTAATAATGATGGTTTTCAAAATGGAGATTTTGCATCAATAATTCTTAAACTTGATTGCTTTTTAGTAATAGAAAACTTTGAACGGAAAAAGTTTTTAATTCGAATTGAAAATAATGATAAATTATTAAAAAACATGAATTAATTAACTCTTTCAGTCGTATCAATATCGAATAAATGCAATCTTGAAACTTTTGAAATATCCATGTAAACAACATCACCGATATTGTATTCATCTTTTTTACTTAAGAATACGTTAGCAATAACTTTAGGTTCTTCAATGATAACTTGGGCTTGAATTTCTTTTCCTAAGTATTCAACAGATTTAATTGTACCTTTGAAAATTCCTTTAGCCGCTGTAGTTTCAACTAAATCTTCTCCACGAATTCCAACTTTAATTTCAGGTTTTGAATAGTTTGAAATTGTAGTAATTGCCTTGTCATTAATTAAGATTTCACCATTGTGAACTTTGGTTGGAAAGACTGACATTTCAGGCATACCTAAAAACTTAGCAACGAATTCGTTTGCTGGTCTACGGTAAAGTTCCATTGGTGATCCCATTTGTTGCACTTGAGCCATTGACATACAGATAACTTTGTCGCTAATTGACATCGCTTCTTCTTGATCGTGAGTAACAAAAACTGTAGTAATTTTACTTTCTTGTTGTAATTCACGAATTCATTTTCTAGTTGAAATTCTTAATTTAGCATCTAAGTTTGAAAGTGGTTCATCTAATAAAAGAATTTTTGGTTTTTTAACAAGAGCACGTGCGATAGCAACACGTTGTTGTTGTCCACCACTTAATTGAGTTGGTTTTTTGGCTAAATTCTTTGTAATATCAACACGTTCAGAAACTTCAAGCACATCGCGAGCAATCGCTTCTTTCATCGAAATTAAGTCTTTTTTATATTCTTCAACTTCATGTTGAGCTTCAATAGGTAACAATCTAATTAATTCATTAAGTCCTTTGTTTGAATTCGATGAACTAACTGATGTTTGACTAGCAAAAATTTGTGAAACCAGTTCCTTTTGAGCAAGTTTGAATTTATTTTGATATTCTTTATTTTCTTGCTTAATAATTTTTTTGGTTTCATTTAACATTCTATTAACTGAGTGAACTTTAGTTAAAGATTTCATGAAATTAAGTTGTAATTTCAAGTTTTTAAGAATTTTATTGTGTTTTACTTTGACGTATTTAAATAAAACTTTATAAATTGATTCATTAATTTTATTTAATAATTTAACTTCAAAAGTACGAACAATTTCTTTAGGTTGAATACTAATGTTGTTTTTGTAAACTTCATTTTTGTAAGTTTCAAGTTCATCAAAAAGACTACTTCTTAGTTTGTAAATTTTGTCAATGTATAAATCTAAAGAATTGGTGTAATTTTCTTGTAAGAAATCATTAATTTCTAAAGAATTTAAGAATTTACTGATTTTTAATGAATTTTGATTTTCACAATATTCTAATTCATGAGTTAAATGTTTTGCAATTGGATTTTCTTTATTTGTCAATTGACTAACATTTTGAATAGGATTTGAATGAATTCTTCTTAATAATTCAATTTCTAAGCTTTCAGTGTATTTTAATTTTGATGAAAATTCATCTAATAAATCGTTAATTTGTTGAGTTTTATTTGCATAGATCTCTTTAATTTTTTCATTAATTAGCTCTTGATCAATTTCAGCAACGATTTTCTTTTGGTAAAGTGTTTTTTCGTTTGCTGCTTTTGCTTTTTTATATGATTCAAGCGAATCCTTAACAATAAAGTTCTTTTCGGCAGCAGACTTAGATTGAGCAATTTCTAAAAGGTTAACCTGATTTTGTGAAATATCTTCTTTACGAGTTTTTAAGTTTAAAAATGAAACATTATTTTTTTCAAAAATGTCATTTCTCTCGTTAAAAGCGTTTTCTAAATCAGTAATGTATTTAGATTCGACATTAAAATGTTTAGCTAAAATTGTAAAAATGTTTTTTTGTGCTTTTTCAAAATTTAACTTATATTCTTTTTGTCAGTGTTCATCATTGTAAAGTGGAAAAGCAATATTATCAAAAACATTCATGTGTGGATAAAGGGCATAGTTTTGAAATACTAATCCTAATTCTCTTTGTTGAGGTGAATATTTTGTAACATCAATTCCGCTAAAATAAATTTTACCGCTACTTGGTTTTAAAAGACCTGAAATGGCATTAAGAGTTGTTGTTTTACCACTACCACTAGGTCCAAGTAAAGTTACAAGCTCTCCTTGGTTGATTTTAAAAGAAACATTATCAACTGCAATTGAAGTACCAAAGTCAATAACTAAGTTTTTAATTTCAATTGCTGGAGTTTGCAATTTTACAGATCTTTGTTCTTTGTTGTCCATTATTTCCTTTCTTTATTACTTTAATTTTAATAGATTTCTAGAATTTAATGTTAATTGACATTCTTAATTTTCGAAATTCCATTTAGTTTATAATAATTTTTTCTTGTTTCTAAACCACCAAATTCTGGATTGCTTGGCAACATGAAAAATTCTCTTGCACTACTAAAACTTTTACCGTGTTCACTATAGAAAACAACTAAATCATCAGGTTTTTCAATTCGTTTATTTAAAACATTTTCAATACCATATTTTTCTTTTAGAATATTGTTTACTTTATTTACAGTTTCAGGAGAATAAAAACCTTTTTGATTTATAAAACCATAGTTATATGCATTAGCAATATATGGTGTTGCTAAAAGTTCAAATGAAGGATTTGGTTCATTTTCTTCATTTTTCTTATATGTGTTATATGCAACTACTGTAGTGTCATTAATAATTGGTAAGGTATAACCATTTTTTAAAAGTTCAAGTGCATATAATTTTCACTGACCGCTAGTTTCATCTTGATATAAAATGTGTGTCACATATCTATCATATGATCTTGTCGCTCAATTATCTGCAATTAATTTAACTTTTTTTCCTACTTTTAATACTGATTTAGCAAATTCTGTATCTAATTCTGATAAAGTTCTTTCGATTCGATTAATTTTCAATTTATTTTTCAATATTTCAAGATTAGCTTCTTCAACTGTTACTTGTTTTTGATCACCAGCTTTTTTAGCTTCATCAATTTTTTGCTTGTTGAGCATCAAAAATAGCTTGAATTTCTTCTGGTGTTTTTTCTTTTTGTTTGTTAGAGGCTGAAACAAATGGATCCACAACATAAGCTTCAGGAGTATCAATAAATGGAATACGAATATTAATCTGATTTTCAGTAATATGACTTTCCGCTCCTGATTGTTCTTGAGCTAATTTTAAATCATCGAATTTAACTACAACTGTATCTCCATCAATTACTCTAACAATTTCAGCATCAACAGCATGATAGTATTCTCAAAAGTTTTGTGTGACTTCGGTCGAAACACCACTGAAGTAATTATATTTTGTATATTTAATAATTTTATTATCAATGTCTTTGGTTAAATTATCAAAATCAAATTCATTAATTGAAAAAGCTTTGTTAGAAGGAGCACATTGACTTGAAAGCATTGGTACTGCTAGAGTTGTAAGAAAAATACCCGTAGATAGGGTAAGTATTTTTCTTCGTTTATTAACGATTTTGAACATTAAATTATTCAATTCCTCTTCTGAATTTTGCTAATGCTTCAGCAGGTTTAACTTTATTTCCAGTAACAAGACTTTTTGCAGTAGTAGAAATAGCTTTTCTAACTCTATCAGCTTCAGTTGCACCTGGATCTTCTACCAAGAAGTTACTTTCAGGATGTGTAACAAGTGCTTGGAATGCTTTAAAAATTAAGTTGTGTGGTGTACCTTCTTTAGCGAATAAACCTTTTGGTTGGTCAAAGAATTCTTTTGTAGTGTTTAAGTAGTTACCAAATTCATTGAAAATATCGATTGGTTTTTTGTTTGTAAATGTTTGAAACTTATCACTTTTATCTGGATTTTTTCCATTAGGAATTCGCAATTCTTCAACTGTAGTAGAAATAAATCATTCAACAAATTTTCTTGTTTGTTCGTCTTCATTAGCATTAGAGTGAATTCCGATAATAGATGGTCCTTGTCCTACAATGTAACTTTTATCAGATTCTGCTGTAGCTTTTGTAGGTGCCATTAAGTTATAAACTTCATCACTATTAACAAATGAACTTGCAGAAGCTAGTGTAATTTCAAATTCTGCAGGATCAATTAAGTAAAGTTGTTTTTTACCTAATCTAAAGTCGATTTCACCTAATAACTTACTTTTATCACTCAATTGGATTCCTTTAAATGTAACGATTCCTTTTGAATCAGAAGAAACTGCAGTAGAATTAGCATCTGCAACAACAATTACATAGTTTTTACCATTACCAAATGCTTTTAAAGTAGCATCTTGTTCTGCACTTGTTAATTTACCATCGTGTTTTAATTTATCAGGTTTTTGTTTATCATTAGTACTTAAATAAATACTATTTTGATAAGAACCATCGATAAATTTGATACCATCATCGCTAGAAGATTCTACAACGTATAAATTAGTTGTTTTTCTTTCATCATCAGTTAAAATTTCAGTAAGATCATTTTTCTTATCTTTGAATTTAGCGTTAATGAATTTAGCGCCATCAACTTGTGCAGCTTTACCAGATACATAGTTATATGAAACTCCAGCACTTGATCCAATTGTTGCAAGATATTCATGTTTTGAGAAACGAGTTGAACCATATGATCCATCACCATTAATAATTAATGAACTAGTAGAAATAGCTGGATTAAAAATATCAAAAATTTTCTTAATTCCATCATATTCTGCAGTACCTGATTTTTTGTATGATGTAAAGTCAAATCCACCGTAAATTTCAGTACCAGCTGCATTAGTTTTAGGGAATAATGTAATACCGTTTTGTGCAGCACTTGTATAGAAATCATTAGGGAATGAGTCTGTTGAAGCGATGTAAGAAACTTTTTCTGGATTGTAGTATGATCTTACAATTGTAATGAATTTTAAATAATCATTTCAATTACCGAAAGTAGTATCTGAAAGAGTAAATCCTGTTCTTAAGTCTGCTGCTTCGTTTCATGATTTTTCATCAAAAGCACCATCTCATTTTTTATTAATCATAGCTTTATCAGCATCTTCGCTTGCAGATGATCATTTTTCAATAGCTTTATTAATAATTTTATTTGATTCAGATTTATCAACCGCAAGTCCTTTAGCTTCTAAATCTGAAATGATTTTACCTAATAATGGCAAGTTAATTGTTAATATTGAAGTTGATTTTGAAGTAGGAATAAATACAATTTCACCATCATTAATTCCAGCGATTTTTTTGTTAATGTCTAAGAATTGGTCGGCAATATTATCTAAACCACTAATTCCTTTAAAATCTAAACTCATGTCATATTCAGCGATTTCAGCTGCTGCTGCAGGATAGTTAAAGATCAAGTTACCGATTGAACCACTTTTATCACGTGCTTTAAGACCTTGAACAATAGAAGTTGTTGTATATCCACCAACTCTAACTATTTCAATTGGATAAAGATTGTTTGGTGCGACCACATTAGCGTTGTAATAATCAACAATTGCTTGTAGTGCTTTACCTTGTTTATTAGTTTCTGAAAAACCAGAAGTAATAATGATCTTTTTATCATCATTTTGATCAAAACGTCCTTTAGCACCACAAGCTGCTGAAAGCAATGGTGCAGCAAGCATTGAAGCACTCGCAACAGTTAATAAAGTTTTAAATTTTGTTTTCATTTTTCTCCTTGAAATTGATTGCAAATAAATACACAAATAATTATATTATTTATTTCTGTAGAATCTGAATTTTTATTCAATTGTGGAAAAAACATGGAAAAAAATAAAAAACGGATTTTAAAGCTAAAAATTACATTTTTTAGTGAAAATTATTTTCGTTTTAGAGTTTCACACAACAGTGGAGAAACATTTTTATATTAAATAAATCAAGCAGAACAAAAATAAAAAAATAAACTATTTGCGAATTCCAAAAAAATTCGGTCATAGTTTATTTAGTGAGTTTAAATTATTTGTTTTTGTTTACAAAATCATCTAAACGTGAGTGTTTTCTAGCACCTTTATTAGCGTGGAAAACACCTTTTTTCACAGCTTTTCCAATTAATGAGTGTGCTAAAGCAACTTTTTCAGCAACTTTTTCATCTTTTGCTAAAACTGCTTCACGTGCAGCTCTAATAGCTTTACGTACACGTGATTTCATAGCAGCGTTTTTAACTCTAGCAGCTTCCATTTTTGAAATGCTTTTGATTTTAGATTTAATATTTGCCATGTTAAACCTCCCTTTTTCATACATTTTTATATATTTTTAAAAATATAGAAAAATCGTGTTTATTATATCAAAAAGACAAAAGAAATGATAAAATTAATTCATATATTAGATGTGAAAAGGAGTCAAAATGACTGTATCAAACAAAAGTCGTGTTGTTCTTGTTATATTGAGTTTCTTCTTAGGAGCATTAGCGATTGATCGATTTTATGCTGGTAGAATTGGATTAGGTATTGCTAAATTATTATTAGGTGTATTTACTTTATATATTTGAAATTTTGTTGATTTTATTTTAGCAGTTGCTGGAAGACAAAAAGATAATTTTGGATTATATATTCAAAACTGATAAACATAAGATACGAAATATTCTAGAGAAATTAAAATTCAAACTCTATTGCACTGCGATAGAGATTTTTTATTAACTAAATTCAATTCAAAAAGTGAAAAAAATCTCCATTTATTTAACGGAGATTACTTTAGCATCACAAAAGTGAAAGTTTGTAGTTTATTTACGCTTAGTTACAATTACAAGCGAACCATCTTGTAAGTCACATTCAACTGGATTGGCTAAATTCAAACTATATAAAATATTTCTAAAATCAAAAATTTGTTCTAAGGAGATTTCTTCAAATTTTTGTTCAGGAATTAAGACGTAATTATTTCCTAAATGACAAATTTTAGTTTTTTTAATAAATTCGACTGGATAATAATCTTTAAGTCATTGCAATAATAAAATATCACTATGATCTAAATCTTTTTCATTAATATGAATTTTAAGATTTTCATCGATGTATCTTTTACGAATTATGTTGAAATTATAAATAAAGTTTTGAATTTCTTTTCTGGTCAAAACAGTTGCAAGAAAAGCACACAAAATAGCTCTATTTTTATTTATCGCATAACTTGTGTTTTTAAATTCTTCAGATTGAAGAAGTTTAATTAATTGTGTTTTTTCTTTTTTTAAATCATGTAATACATTCATAAAAATTGGATATCTTTTATAAAGTACTAAGTATTTAAAATCACAAACATCGTATTCTATTTTTGAGTATAATTCATATAAAAATAGAAAAAAATTAAACTTAATCGTGTTATCAAACAACTTTGGTTTATTCGTGTAAATTCATTTTGCTAAGTGTAATTTTCTAATATTTAAGCACAACATTTGACCTTCTTTTTTATCTACTCATTTTAATTATAGTTTTATATATGCATAAAATGCAAAAAGTGCAAATTAATTGATGAATTTTTGCATTTTATGACATGTTTTTTCATAAAAAAGTCGATTTTGCCTAAAAATTATGAAAATTAATTTATTTTCGTTTTTGTTTCTTGAAATTATATTTAATTTAAAATTAAAGATTTGTTGATTTTATGCTTTTGAAGAATATGATAAAATAATATTACAAGCCCAAGTGGTGGAATGGTAGACGCTGCGGACTCAAAATCCGCTGGAGCAATCCGTGCAGGTTCAAGTCCTGTCTTGGGCACCAGAAAAATTGCGACATTGAGTGTCGTTTTTTTTTTTTTTTTTTTGCCTTAGTCAAAATGATTTTCCTTTTAAAAAAAATTTAAAGTATTAAAATTTAATTAATATGAATTAGAAGAAAGGAAAAATATGATTATCAAAGAAATTACATCACAATTAAGAAGTGATTTAATGCAATTAAAAGCGGTTTTTAAAGGTGATGAATATCCAAAAACACTTTTAGAAAAAAATTCACAAATTACTGAATATTTCGATAAAAACGAAGCTTTGGTTTACCTTGGAGAAAAAGGTAAATTAAAATATGACGATGTCTATGCTTTCGCTAAAAACTTAGCAAGTGCTAACACACGTGCTTACCAAGTTAACTTAGACTCATTTGTTGGTGAAGGATTATGCATTAAAGGTGTTGTTAAAGCTTTTGTTGAAGCTATTAACTACACAAATGCACAATTATGAAATGCTAAAACTAAAGAAAAAGAAGTAAAACACGAAATTAGTTTATATTCAAGTGCAAACCAAAGTGAATACGAAAAAGCTTTAACTGAAGCTTTAGTATTATCTCAAGCAGTAAACTTTGTACGTGATTTACAAGTTACACCACCAAATATCTGTAATTCAGAATGATTAGCTGATTTTGTAGCAAATGATTTAAAACAACACGAAAACTTAAAAGTTACTGTTTTAAATAAGGCACAAATCGAAGAGCAAAAAATGGGATTATTACTTTCAGTTAACCGCGGAAGTATGTATGAACCTCGTGTAGTTGTGATTGAATACAACGGAAATCCTGAAAGTGACCAAAAAACTGTTTACGTTGGAAAAGGAATTACATTCGACTCTGGTGGATACAACATCAAAACTGGTGGACACATGTTAGGAATGAAATTCGACATGTCAGGTAGTGCAATTGTAGCCGGAGCTCTTAAAGCGATTGCTCAATTACAACCAAAAGTTAACGTAGCGGCTGTAATGTGTATTACTGACAACCGTGTAAACGGAGACGCTTCATTACCTGATTCAGTATGAACAAGTATGAACGGAAAAACAGTTGAAATCAACAACACAGATGCTGAAGGTCGTTTAGTAATGGCTGATGGATTAACATACGCAGTTAGAAACTTAAAAGCAACTCGTTTAGTTGATGTGGCAACTTTAACCGGAGCTATCTTAGTTGCTTTAGGTTCAACATACACCGGAACATGAGCAACAAGCGAAAAAGCATGAGAAGAATTAAAAGCTGCCGCTGATAAACAACACGAATTAGTTTGAAGAATGCCATTAGACGAAGCATTTGCTAAAGAAATTAGAAACTCAGTTGTTGCTGACTTAAAAAACACTGACTTAAGTGGTCGTGGTGGAGGTAGTTCTTCAGCCGCTATGTTCTTAAAAGAATTCACCGAAGGTGTTGAATACATTCACTTAGACGTTGCCGGAACTGCTGATTTAGGACACAGACCTACCGGAGTTATGGTTAAAACTTTAACTCAATTAGCACTTGGTACTTCTTGCGGATGCTCAAGTAAAAAAGAAGAAAAATAATACTGAGGATATATGTATTTTTTAATACATATATTTTTTATTCTCTTTTTGTGTATCATTGCTAAATTGCAACCGCGACTACTCACAAGTAAAATTTAAGCTAGCGGTTTTGCAAAAAAGAGAAATATTATAAAATTTAAAGTATATATTTTGAATAAGAGATAAGAAATTTAATTAATGTTAGTTTGAAAGGAATATTAATGTTTATGATTCAAAAATGGTTCAAAACTTTTTTTAGTGTTCATTTTCCAGATTCAAAACGACAGTGATGAGAATACTTCATTCACGCTTTTCCGGTTGTTTTATCAGGATTGTGTTTTGCCTTTAATAACTTTGTCGA is from Mycoplasmopsis pullorum and encodes:
- a CDS encoding TM2 domain-containing protein, with translation MTVSNKSRVVLVILSFFLGALAIDRFYAGRIGLGIAKLLLGVFTLYIWNFVDFILAVAGRQKDNFGLYIQNW
- a CDS encoding P68 family surface lipoprotein translates to MKTKFKTLLTVASASMLAAPLLSAACGAKGRFDQNDDKKIIITSGFSETNKQGKALQAIVDYYNANVVAPNNLYPIEIVRVGGYTTTSIVQGLKARDKSGSIGNLIFNYPAAAAEIAEYDMSLDFKGISGLDNIADQFLDINKKIAGINDGEIVFIPTSKSTSILTINLPLLGKIISDLEAKGLAVDKSESNKIINKAIEKWSSASEDADKAMINKKWDGAFDEKSWNEAADLRTGFTLSDTTFGNWNDYLKFITIVRSYYNPEKVSYIASTDSFPNDFYTSAAQNGITLFPKTNAAGTEIYGGFDFTSYKKSGTAEYDGIKKIFDIFNPAISTSSLIINGDGSYGSTRFSKHEYLATIGSSAGVSYNYVSGKAAQVDGAKFINAKFKDKKNDLTEILTDDERKTTNLYVVESSSDDGIKFIDGSYQNSIYLSTNDKQKPDKLKHDGKLTSAEQDATLKAFGNGKNYVIVVADANSTAVSSDSKGIVTFKGIQLSDKSKLLGEIDFRLGKKQLYLIDPAEFEITLASASSFVNSDEVYNLMAPTKATAESDKSYIVGQGPSIIGIHSNANEDEQTRKFVEWFISTTVEELRIPNGKNPDKSDKFQTFTNKKPIDIFNEFGNYLNTTKEFFDQPKGLFAKEGTPHNLIFKAFQALVTHPESNFLVEDPGATEADRVRKAISTTAKSLVTGNKVKPAEALAKFRRGIE
- the rpsT gene encoding 30S ribosomal protein S20, with protein sequence MANIKSKIKSISKMEAARVKNAAMKSRVRKAIRAAREAVLAKDEKVAEKVALAHSLIGKAVKKGVFHANKGARKHSRLDDFVNKNK
- a CDS encoding ATP-binding cassette domain-containing protein, which translates into the protein MDNKEQRSVKLQTPAIEIKNLVIDFGTSIAVDNVSFKINQGELVTLLGPSGSGKTTTLNAISGLLKPSSGKIYFSGIDVTKYSPQQRELGLVFQNYALYPHMNVFDNIAFPLYNDEHWQKEYKLNFEKAQKNIFTILAKHFNVESKYITDLENAFNERNDIFEKNNVSFLNLKTRKEDISQNQVNLLEIAQSKSAAEKNFIVKDSLESYKKAKAANEKTLYQKKIVAEIDQELINEKIKEIYANKTQQINDLLDEFSSKLKYTESLEIELLRRIHSNPIQNVSQLTNKENPIAKHLTHELEYCENQNSLKISKFLNSLEINDFLQENYTNSLDLYIDKIYKLRSSLFDELETYKNEVYKNNISIQPKEIVRTFEVKLLNKINESIYKVLFKYVKVKHNKILKNLKLQLNFMKSLTKVHSVNRMLNETKKIIKQENKEYQNKFKLAQKELVSQIFASQTSVSSSNSNKGLNELIRLLPIEAQHEVEEYKKDLISMKEAIARDVLEVSERVDITKNLAKKPTQLSGGQQQRVAIARALVKKPKILLLDEPLSNLDAKLRISTRKWIRELQQESKITTVFVTHDQEEAMSISDKVICMSMAQVQQMGSPMELYRRPANEFVAKFLGMPEMSVFPTKVHNGEILINDKAITTISNYSKPEIKVGIRGEDLVETTAAKGIFKGTIKSVEYLGKEIQAQVIIEEPKVIANVFLSKKDEYNIGDVVYMDISKVSRLHLFDIDTTERVN